A DNA window from Brassica napus cultivar Da-Ae chromosome C1, Da-Ae, whole genome shotgun sequence contains the following coding sequences:
- the LOC106376150 gene encoding cytochrome c oxidase subunit 6b-3 yields the protein MEDEIELKTAPADFRFPTTNQTRHCFTRYIEFHRCTTAKGEDSNDCERFAKYYRALCPGEWVDKWNEQRETGTFPGPL from the exons ATGGAGGACGAG ATTGAACTGAAAACTGCCCCTGCTGATTTCCGGTTCCCTACAACGAACCAGACAAGGCACTGTTTCACCCGTTACATTGAGTTTCACAG GTGCACAACTGCAAAGGGTGAGGACTCCAATGACTGCGAGAGGTTTGCCAAGTACTACCGCGCTCTCTGCCCTGGGGAATGG GTTGACAAGTGGAACGAGCAGAGGGAGACCGGAACTTTCCCTGGTCCTCTCTGA
- the LOC106376151 gene encoding AFG1-like ATPase, translated as MRSLLFSLRRVTLLSRHHHQQPHAFAPIRTRSIPINPTSSFPYLLRHSSSSSHPNGDDAKVAGPLVEYERRIVAGELLDGDLCQLGTLRELQRLYDELVQSADACRLDRYSASAKPTRSNWFWNKFVSPHSSVSPVKGLYLYGGVGTGKTMLMDLFFHQLPSSWRAQRIHFHNFMLSVHSRLQMHKGLEDPLEVVGLEIADEAILLCLDEFMVNDVADALILNRLFRHLFNNGIVLVATSNRAPDNLYERGLQRDLFLPFIAALKERCVVREIGSSVDYRKLTSAEEGFYFIGRDISGLLKQKFQQLVGDEPAGPQVVEVVMGRKLQVPLAADGCAYFLFEELCDRPLGAADYLGLFKKFHTLALEGVPMFGLHNRTAAYRFVTLVDVMYETKARLLCTAEGSPLELLESIVTIADAQQIAPRTSSRSRKSDDIDLCVDNELGFAKDRTISRLTEMNSKEYLEQHSTMLQEKQPSL; from the exons ATGCGCTCGCTTCTCTTCTCCCTCCGCCGCGTAACTCTACTCTCAAggcatcatcatcaacaaccTCACGCTTTCGCTCCCATTCGTACTCGTTCGATCCCGATCAATCCCACCTCTTCCTTTCCTTACCTTCTCCGCcactcttcctcctcttcacaTCCCAATGGAGACGACGCCAAGGTTGCCGGGCCTCTGGTGGAGTATGAACGCAGAATCGTAGCTGGAGAGCTATTAGATGGAGACTTATGTCAG CTTGGTACTTTAAGAGAGCTTCAGAGACTCTACGACGAGCTTGTTCAATCCGCTGATGCTTGTCGATTGGATCGTTACTCTGCGTCCGCAAAACCCACTag GAGTAATTGGTTCTGGAACAAGTTTGTGTCTCCTCACTCTTCTGTCTCTCCTGTCAAAGGCTTATACCTTTATGGAGGAGTTGGGACTGGGAAGACTATGCTCATGGATCTGTTTTTTCATCAGTT GCCAAGTAGTTGGAGAGCACAAAGGATTCACTTTCACAATTTCATGCTCAGTGTTCATAGCCGCCTGCAG ATGCACAAGGGTCTTGAAGATCCACTTGAAGTCGTTGGCCTGGAAATAGCCGACGAGGCTATATTACTTTGCTTAGATGAGTTCATG GTCAATGATGTTGCTGATGCTCTGATACTAAACCGTCTCTTTAGACACTTGTTTAACAATGGCATT GTTCTTGTTGCTACATCCAACCGTGCTCCAGATAATCTTTATGAAAGGGGTTTACAGAGGGATCTATTCCTTCCGTTTATCGCCGCACTAAAG GAAAGATGTGTGGTTCGTGAAATTGGTTCATCGGTGGACTATCGAAAACTGACCTCT GCTGAAGAGGGATTCTACTTCATTGGAAGGGATATCTCTGGACTTCTTAAACAGAAGTTTCAGCAGTTGGTTGGCGATGAACCGGCCGGTCCTCAAGTGGTTGAAGTAGTCATGGGAAGGAAACTGCAG GTTCCACTGGCTGCCGATGGGTGTGCCTACTTTCTTTTTGAAGAGCTCTGTGATAGACCCCTAGGAGCAGCAGATTATCTCGGATTATTCA AGAAATTTCATACATTGGCTCTGGAAGGTGTACCCATGTTCGGCCTCCACAACAGGACTGCAGCTTACCGTTTTGTGACGCTGGTTGAT GTGATGTATGAGACGAAAGCCAGGCTCCTGTGCACAGCAGAGGGTAGCCCTCTAGAACTGCTGGAGAGTATAGTGACAATAGCTGATGCGCAGCAAATAGCACCTAGAACCTCCTCAAGGTCAAGGAAGAGTGATGATATCGACCTATGCGTGGACAACGAGCTTGGTTTTGCTAAAGACCGGACCATTAgcag ATTGACAGAGATGAACAGCAAAGAATACTTGGAACAACACTCAACAATGTTGCAGGAGAAACAGCCTTCTTTGTAG
- the BNAC01G20620D gene encoding uncharacterized protein BNAC01G20620D, with protein MGEIKARHVILLSIMFLIFFSHTLLLCSANEHGSRNLAVVMRKRVRYRGSRSRNSTSSASTMTFPSSFHMGAASSFVLALLL; from the coding sequence ATGGGTGAGATCAAAGCCAGACACGTAATCCTCCTCTCTATCATgttcctcatcttcttctcccataCTCTTCTTTTGTGTTCAGCTAACGAGCATGGCTCAAGGAACCTTGCCGTGGTCATGAGAAAACGGGTGAGATATAGAGGGTCTCGCTCACGCAACTCAACATCCTCAGCTTCAACTATGACGTTcccaagctccttccatatggGCGCTGCTTCCTCTTTCGTCCTCGCTCTCCTTTTATAG